The Acidobacteriota bacterium genome has a segment encoding these proteins:
- the aroC gene encoding chorismate synthase — MPLRYLTAGESHGRGLVGILEGMPAGLALEAAYIDAHLARRQMGYGRGGRMKIERDKAEILSGVRHGKTLGSPIGLLVHNRDWKNWEEVMAVEAGGDESLRAVRVPRPGHADMQGVVKYGFSDVRNVLERASARETAMRVALASIARKFLEEFGIHVGSRVVSIGDVRDESEINFPVSELNTRADASPVRCLDKGAEKRMVKAIDDAGEAGDTLGGVVEVAAGGLPVGLGSYAHWDRRLEGALAQALMSLNAIKGVEVGLGFEAARRRGSEVHDEIFWSGDKTRAERKTNRSGGVDGGVTTGQPLVVRAAMKPIATLMRPVRSINLETKEEAEAHVERSDVCAVPTAGVVAESLVALVLADAFLEKYGGDSMEEIKAHHAARPHK; from the coding sequence ATGCCACTCCGCTATCTGACCGCAGGTGAATCGCACGGGCGCGGCCTCGTGGGCATCCTCGAGGGCATGCCCGCCGGACTCGCGCTAGAAGCCGCCTACATCGACGCCCACCTCGCGCGCCGCCAGATGGGCTACGGGCGCGGCGGGCGTATGAAAATCGAAAGGGACAAGGCGGAAATCCTGAGCGGCGTCCGCCACGGGAAGACGCTCGGAAGCCCCATCGGGCTCCTGGTGCACAACCGCGACTGGAAGAACTGGGAAGAGGTGATGGCCGTGGAGGCGGGAGGCGACGAATCGCTCCGCGCGGTGCGCGTCCCACGCCCCGGCCACGCCGACATGCAGGGCGTCGTCAAGTACGGCTTCAGTGACGTGCGGAACGTCCTCGAGCGCGCAAGCGCCCGCGAGACCGCCATGCGCGTTGCGCTCGCGAGCATCGCGCGGAAATTTCTCGAAGAGTTCGGCATCCACGTCGGAAGCCGCGTCGTCTCCATAGGCGACGTGCGCGACGAGAGCGAAATTAATTTCCCGGTATCCGAGCTCAACACGCGCGCGGACGCCTCGCCGGTACGCTGCCTCGACAAGGGCGCGGAAAAGCGCATGGTGAAAGCAATCGACGACGCCGGGGAGGCGGGCGACACGCTGGGCGGCGTCGTCGAGGTCGCGGCCGGCGGCCTTCCCGTGGGCCTCGGGAGCTACGCCCATTGGGACCGCCGCCTCGAGGGCGCGCTCGCGCAGGCCTTGATGAGCCTCAACGCCATCAAGGGCGTCGAGGTCGGCCTCGGCTTCGAGGCTGCGCGGCGCCGGGGCTCCGAGGTGCACGACGAGATTTTCTGGAGCGGGGACAAAACGCGCGCCGAGCGGAAGACGAACCGCTCGGGCGGCGTCGACGGCGGCGTCACGACGGGCCAGCCGCTCGTCGTGCGCGCGGCGATGAAGCCGATCGCGACGCTCATGCGCCCCGTGCGGAGCATCAACCTCGAAACGAAAGAGGAGGCCGAGGCGCACGTGGAGCGCTCCGACGTCTGCGCCGTTCCCACGGCGGGCGTCGTGGCCGAGTCGCTCGTGGCGCTCGTGCTGGCGGACGCTTTTCTGGAAAAATACGGGGGCGATTCCATGGAGGAAATCAAGGCGCACCATGCCGCACGGCCGCACAAGTAA
- the pheA gene encoding chorismate mutase, translating to MLMDKHRKCIDRVDHELLKLFNERARAVAAIGEWKREHGGEIYDPEREARILRKLTRANRGPLDRRTVVHLFERIIDEFRGFERAAAERPKGRRRRK from the coding sequence ATACTCATGGACAAACACAGAAAATGCATTGACCGGGTGGATCATGAGCTTTTGAAGCTCTTCAACGAGCGCGCCCGCGCGGTCGCCGCTATCGGCGAATGGAAGCGCGAGCACGGCGGCGAAATCTACGACCCGGAGCGCGAGGCGAGAATTCTCCGCAAGCTGACCCGCGCGAACCGCGGCCCCCTCGACCGGCGCACGGTGGTGCATCTTTTCGAGCGCATCATCGACGAGTTCCGCGGCTTCGAGCGCGCCGCCGCGGAGCGCCCCAAAGGAAGGAGGCGGCGGAAATGA
- a CDS encoding tryptophan synthase subunit alpha: protein MAGLRKLLDKLKNKGRTAFIPYFTAGDPSMEWTDKFLKTLASAGADVVELGVPFSDPIADGPTNQRAAERSLRAGTTLADIIDFIERFRREGNKTPVVLFSYFNPILQMGLEAFARRAREAGANGVLAVDLPPEEAREYVRVMKAHKLDTIFLASPTTPPERLRLVDKASSGFVYYVSRMGVTGARASLSDTLREELARVRKVVKKPVAVGFGISTPEQAREVAARSDGVVVGSALVSFVEKHPPEQAREKMRELASQMVAAIRK from the coding sequence ATGGCCGGTCTTAGAAAACTCTTGGACAAGCTGAAGAACAAGGGCCGCACGGCCTTCATCCCCTATTTCACGGCGGGCGACCCCTCCATGGAATGGACTGATAAATTTCTGAAGACCCTCGCCTCGGCGGGCGCGGACGTCGTCGAGCTGGGCGTTCCGTTCTCCGATCCCATCGCGGACGGCCCGACGAACCAGCGCGCCGCCGAGCGCTCGCTCCGCGCCGGAACGACGCTCGCGGACATTATCGATTTCATCGAGCGCTTCCGCCGGGAGGGGAACAAGACGCCCGTCGTCCTGTTCTCGTACTTCAACCCCATCCTGCAGATGGGCCTCGAAGCGTTCGCCCGCCGCGCCCGGGAGGCCGGCGCGAACGGCGTTCTCGCCGTGGACCTGCCGCCCGAGGAGGCGCGCGAGTACGTGCGGGTGATGAAGGCGCACAAGCTCGACACCATATTCCTGGCCTCGCCCACGACGCCGCCCGAGCGCCTGCGCCTCGTGGACAAGGCCTCCTCCGGGTTCGTCTATTACGTCTCGCGCATGGGCGTCACGGGCGCGAGGGCGAGTCTCTCGGATACGCTCCGCGAAGAGCTCGCGCGCGTCCGCAAGGTGGTCAAGAAGCCAGTGGCCGTTGGCTTCGGCATCTCCACGCCCGAGCAGGCGCGCGAGGTCGCCGCCCGGAGCGACGGCGTCGTCGTGGGAAGCGCTCTCGTCTCGTTCGTCGAGAAGCACCCGCCGGAGCAGGCGCGGGAAAAGATGCGGGAATTGGCGTCGCAGATGGTTGCGGCGATTAGGAAATAA
- the aroA gene encoding 3-phosphoshikimate 1-carboxyvinyltransferase, whose amino-acid sequence MTTRAVHPASNPLRGAVEVPGDKSVSHRALILGALAEGATRIENLAPGADVAATRRCLEALGVRVEAEGETVVVHGRGLEESLAPSPHALDAQNSGTTTRLLMGVLSGQTFEAEITGDDSLRRRPMKRVAEPLRRMGAEIELRDGEYSPVRIRGRRPLHALRYELPVPSAQVKSALLLASLFADEKSSVRDPFGTRDHTERMLSAMTTSEGLSASGDRITFRPTALHGGCSISVPRDVSSASFFLAAAALVEGSDVTLPGVGLNPTRTGFLEIIREMGGRVRASGRNEAEVEPRGTLRARFSPLYGVRVEARRLPALVDEVPVLAVLATQAHGATRIEGAGELRVKESNRLEGVASNLRRMGARAEVQGDALCVEGPTPLRGAEVDTTGDHRLAMAFAVAALVAEGETVLSDARCVEVSYPGFFEDLEKLSS is encoded by the coding sequence GTGACGACGCGGGCCGTGCATCCGGCCTCGAACCCGCTCCGCGGCGCCGTCGAGGTTCCCGGCGACAAATCCGTCTCGCACCGGGCGCTCATCCTCGGCGCCCTGGCGGAGGGCGCGACGCGAATCGAGAACCTCGCTCCCGGTGCCGACGTCGCGGCCACGCGGCGCTGCCTCGAGGCGCTCGGCGTGCGCGTGGAAGCGGAGGGCGAGACCGTCGTCGTGCACGGGCGCGGCCTCGAAGAGTCCCTCGCGCCCTCCCCGCACGCGCTCGACGCGCAGAACTCCGGCACCACGACGCGCCTTCTCATGGGCGTGCTCTCGGGACAGACGTTCGAGGCGGAAATCACGGGGGACGATTCGCTCCGCCGCAGGCCGATGAAGCGCGTGGCCGAGCCGCTGCGGCGGATGGGCGCCGAGATCGAGCTCCGGGACGGCGAGTATTCTCCGGTCAGGATTCGCGGCCGGCGCCCGCTCCACGCCCTCCGCTACGAGCTCCCCGTGCCGAGCGCGCAGGTGAAGTCGGCGCTTCTTCTCGCCTCGCTCTTCGCCGACGAGAAATCCTCGGTGCGCGACCCCTTCGGGACGCGCGACCACACCGAGCGCATGCTGAGCGCCATGACGACGAGCGAGGGCCTGAGCGCAAGCGGCGACCGCATCACGTTCCGGCCTACGGCGCTCCACGGAGGCTGCTCGATAAGCGTCCCGAGAGACGTTTCGTCGGCCTCGTTTTTTCTCGCGGCCGCGGCGCTCGTCGAGGGCTCCGACGTCACGCTCCCCGGCGTCGGCCTCAATCCCACGCGCACGGGCTTTTTAGAAATTATCCGGGAGATGGGCGGGCGCGTGCGCGCGAGCGGGAGGAACGAGGCGGAGGTGGAGCCGCGCGGAACGTTGCGCGCGCGCTTCTCGCCCCTGTACGGCGTGCGCGTCGAGGCGAGGCGCCTGCCCGCGCTCGTGGACGAGGTGCCGGTCCTGGCCGTACTGGCCACCCAGGCGCACGGCGCGACGCGAATCGAGGGCGCGGGCGAGCTCCGCGTGAAGGAATCGAACCGCCTCGAAGGCGTCGCGTCCAACCTGCGCCGGATGGGCGCGCGCGCCGAGGTGCAGGGCGACGCGCTCTGCGTCGAGGGGCCGACGCCGCTTCGCGGCGCGGAAGTGGATACGACGGGCGACCACCGGCTCGCGATGGCGTTCGCCGTCGCTGCACTCGTGGCCGAGGGCGAGACGGTCCTCTCGGACGCGCGGTGCGTTGAGGTTTCGTACCCGGGATTTTTCGAGGACTTGGAGAAACTCTCCTCATGA
- the trpB gene encoding tryptophan synthase subunit beta: MSAKQIGRFGAYGGQFAPETLMHPLSELIEAYERFRRDKAFKDELAALLREYAGRPTPLTLAARMGEVLGGRAKIYLKREDLAHTGAHKINNTVGQVLLATKMSKRRVIAETGAGQHGVATATAAALFGLECTVYMGEVDMERQALNVFRMRQLGAEVIPVSAGSRTLKDAINEAMRDWVTNVRTTHYVLGSVLGPHPYPTMVRDFQSVIGRETRKQILKAEGRLPDLLVACVGGGSNAIGLFYPFLKDKNIRMVGVEAGGLGIPSLMHAARFAGGSPGVLHGTYTYVLQDDAGQIRETHSVSAGLDYPAVGPEHSFLFESGRVEYTHVTDSEALDAFTLLGHTEGILPALESAHAIAYLKKTASETKRDSVVIINLSGRGDKDVETVRKSLEKGDGRS; this comes from the coding sequence CGCTTCGGGGCCTACGGGGGCCAGTTCGCGCCGGAGACGTTGATGCATCCCCTAAGCGAGCTCATAGAGGCCTACGAGCGCTTTCGCCGGGACAAGGCGTTTAAGGATGAGCTCGCGGCGCTCCTGCGCGAATACGCCGGGCGGCCGACGCCGCTCACGCTCGCCGCGCGCATGGGCGAGGTGCTGGGCGGCCGCGCGAAAATTTACCTCAAGCGCGAGGACCTGGCGCACACCGGCGCGCACAAGATTAACAACACCGTCGGGCAGGTGCTTCTCGCCACGAAGATGTCGAAGCGCCGCGTCATCGCCGAGACGGGCGCGGGACAGCACGGCGTCGCGACGGCCACCGCCGCCGCGCTCTTCGGCCTCGAATGCACCGTCTACATGGGCGAGGTGGACATGGAGCGGCAGGCGCTCAACGTCTTCCGGATGCGCCAGCTCGGCGCCGAGGTCATTCCCGTCTCGGCTGGAAGCCGCACCCTCAAGGACGCCATAAACGAGGCGATGCGCGACTGGGTGACGAACGTCCGGACGACGCATTACGTGCTCGGCTCCGTCCTCGGGCCGCACCCTTACCCCACGATGGTTCGGGATTTCCAGAGCGTCATCGGGCGCGAGACCCGGAAACAAATCCTCAAGGCCGAGGGCCGCCTCCCTGACCTTCTCGTCGCCTGCGTCGGCGGGGGGAGCAACGCCATCGGACTGTTCTATCCGTTCCTGAAAGACAAGAACATCCGCATGGTCGGCGTCGAGGCCGGCGGCCTGGGAATCCCGAGCCTCATGCATGCGGCGCGCTTCGCCGGGGGCTCGCCCGGCGTCCTGCACGGCACCTACACCTACGTGCTCCAGGACGATGCGGGACAGATCCGCGAGACCCACAGCGTCTCCGCGGGACTCGATTACCCGGCCGTAGGGCCGGAGCACTCCTTCCTGTTCGAATCGGGGCGCGTCGAATACACCCACGTCACCGACTCGGAGGCGCTCGACGCCTTCACGCTCCTCGGGCACACGGAAGGCATACTGCCCGCGCTTGAAAGCGCCCACGCCATCGCGTACCTGAAGAAAACGGCTTCCGAGACGAAGCGCGACTCCGTGGTCATCATCAATCTTTCCGGCCGCGGCGACAAGGACGTCGAGACCGTACGCAAGAGTCTGGAGAAGGGCGATGGCCGGTCTTAG
- the aroE gene encoding shikimate dehydrogenase → MKFAAVIGHPVKHSLSPAIFRAFSEAMRAPLEYTAIDVRPEGLAATLDAVCESPWVGLNVTLPHKEKIVPLLDRTAPEARALGAVNVVRFRGGKRSGYNTDVAGFMAPLKRQRTTLRGKVCVVLGAGGASRAVCAALKKERVGAIHLFNRTPARAARLAREMKGKINVHSLSRKPLEEILEEEKPALVVNATSAGLDGRSSPLPRGVRLPKEAVAYDLIYRPEWTPFLRAARKQGCDVVFGLGMLVAQAAETWKIWFGESISPKTLLAIEKALQD, encoded by the coding sequence ATGAAATTCGCCGCCGTCATCGGCCATCCCGTGAAGCACTCGCTTTCGCCCGCGATTTTCCGCGCGTTCTCCGAAGCGATGCGCGCGCCCCTCGAATACACGGCCATCGACGTACGGCCGGAGGGCCTCGCCGCGACGCTCGACGCCGTCTGCGAGTCCCCGTGGGTGGGCCTCAACGTCACGCTTCCGCACAAGGAAAAAATCGTCCCGCTGCTCGACCGCACGGCCCCGGAGGCGCGGGCGCTCGGGGCGGTGAACGTGGTGCGGTTTCGCGGAGGAAAACGCAGCGGCTATAATACGGACGTGGCAGGATTTATGGCCCCGCTCAAGCGGCAGCGGACGACGCTCCGAGGGAAGGTATGCGTCGTACTCGGCGCGGGCGGGGCCTCCCGGGCTGTGTGCGCGGCGTTAAAGAAGGAACGCGTCGGGGCGATACATCTTTTCAACCGGACCCCGGCGCGCGCCGCGCGGCTCGCAAGAGAGATGAAGGGCAAGATCAACGTCCATTCGCTCTCGAGGAAGCCGCTTGAGGAAATTCTGGAGGAGGAAAAGCCGGCGCTCGTCGTGAACGCCACCTCCGCTGGCCTCGACGGCCGCTCGTCGCCGCTTCCGCGCGGCGTGCGTCTCCCGAAGGAAGCCGTCGCGTACGACCTGATCTACCGTCCAGAATGGACGCCGTTTCTCCGCGCGGCGCGCAAGCAGGGGTGCGACGTGGTCTTCGGCCTCGGCATGCTCGTCGCGCAGGCCGCCGAGACGTGGAAGATCTGGTTCGGGGAATCCATTTCGCCTAAAACGTTGCTTGCGATAGAGAAGGCATTACAAGACTAG
- a CDS encoding shikimate kinase encodes MPHGRTSKKNIYLTGFMASGKTTVGKRLAQRLGWRFHDVDSAIEHRARKPIAKIFSSKGEAAFRKMEELEIQRAARKRRTVIALGGGALASERNRHAVEESGLLIYLCVSPAEALRRIENDGIENRPMLRGVPPAKRKNYLAALLSKRRPLYRRASIRVATGGSTPRQIVERILRKLLWDGIAPPQSKSSRPRQ; translated from the coding sequence ATGCCGCACGGCCGCACAAGTAAGAAAAATATCTACCTGACCGGCTTTATGGCCTCGGGAAAGACCACCGTGGGAAAGCGCCTGGCGCAGCGCCTCGGCTGGCGGTTTCACGATGTGGACAGCGCCATCGAGCACCGCGCGCGCAAACCCATCGCGAAAATCTTTTCCTCCAAGGGCGAAGCCGCCTTCCGCAAAATGGAGGAGCTGGAAATCCAACGCGCCGCAAGGAAGCGCCGAACCGTGATAGCGCTCGGGGGCGGCGCCCTCGCGAGCGAGCGGAACCGGCACGCCGTCGAGGAAAGCGGCCTCCTCATCTACCTGTGCGTCTCCCCCGCGGAGGCGCTTCGGCGGATCGAAAACGACGGGATCGAGAATCGCCCTATGCTCCGCGGCGTGCCGCCCGCCAAGCGGAAAAATTATCTGGCCGCCCTCCTGTCGAAGCGGCGCCCCCTCTACCGGCGCGCCTCGATCCGGGTCGCCACCGGCGGGTCGACGCCCCGGCAGATCGTCGAGCGCATTCTGAGAAAACTTTTGTGGGACGGAATCGCGCCCCCGCAGTCCAAGTCCTCCCGGCCCCGCCAATGA
- a CDS encoding prephenate dehydrogenase/arogenate dehydrogenase family protein, translating to MIVVMKERATDRQTRQVIRTVVNWGLDVHRSTGTHHVILGVVGDLRNVPVSVLETMPGVDRLIYISKRPRRIAAPRPTVKLSKPLSVSIVGLGLMGGSLAKALRAQWPGATVVGYVRPKPGRKIPRGILRRVTSDPREAASADLVVFATPIDVTVRMIRAWAKWAKPGSLWTDMGSTKAEVCRAAASALPKHATFVGGHPMTGSEERGIEHARTDLFEGTKWILTPVRGKRLPPRARILRKLATSLGAKTILMNPREHDRIVAATSHLPQLVSTVLAVTTGPPLARSRMARRLVGPGLQGMTRIASSPHAIWRDIFATNPKDIKAAMKIFLKHLKDLETLSPKRIEGAFRRAHRMRRNLKR from the coding sequence ATGATCGTCGTCATGAAGGAAAGGGCGACGGACCGCCAGACGCGGCAGGTCATCCGCACCGTCGTGAACTGGGGGCTCGACGTGCACCGCTCCACGGGAACGCACCACGTCATCCTGGGCGTGGTGGGCGATTTGAGGAACGTGCCCGTCTCGGTGCTCGAGACGATGCCGGGCGTCGATCGCCTCATCTACATCTCCAAGCGCCCGCGCCGCATCGCCGCACCCCGCCCTACGGTGAAGCTCTCGAAGCCTCTCTCCGTCTCCATCGTGGGCCTCGGGCTCATGGGAGGCTCGCTCGCGAAAGCGCTCCGCGCGCAGTGGCCGGGCGCCACCGTCGTGGGCTACGTGCGCCCGAAGCCAGGGCGAAAAATCCCGCGCGGCATCCTGCGGCGCGTCACCTCGGACCCGCGCGAGGCGGCCTCGGCGGACCTCGTCGTCTTTGCAACGCCCATCGACGTGACCGTCCGAATGATTCGGGCATGGGCGAAGTGGGCCAAGCCCGGGAGCCTCTGGACCGACATGGGAAGCACGAAGGCCGAGGTGTGCCGCGCCGCGGCAAGCGCCCTGCCCAAGCACGCTACCTTCGTCGGGGGCCACCCCATGACGGGCTCCGAGGAGCGTGGCATCGAACATGCCCGCACCGACCTCTTCGAGGGCACGAAGTGGATTCTCACTCCCGTGCGGGGCAAGCGTCTGCCGCCGCGTGCGCGCATCCTGCGCAAGCTCGCGACCTCGCTCGGGGCGAAGACCATTTTGATGAATCCCCGTGAGCATGACCGGATCGTCGCCGCCACGAGCCACCTGCCCCAGCTTGTTTCGACGGTGCTCGCCGTCACCACGGGGCCGCCCCTGGCCCGAAGCCGGATGGCGCGCCGCCTCGTGGGGCCGGGGCTTCAGGGAATGACGCGCATCGCCTCCTCGCCTCACGCCATTTGGCGGGACATCTTCGCCACGAACCCCAAAGACATCAAGGCGGCCATGAAAATTTTTCTAAAACACCTTAAAGACCTGGAAACGCTCTCGCCGAAGCGAATCGAAGGGGCGTTCCGGCGCGCCCATCGGATGCGCCGAAACCTTAAACGCTAG
- the aroF gene encoding 3-deoxy-7-phosphoheptulonate synthase codes for MLIVMDSMHTDEQLETVVKKIEGMGFKAHVIPGAQNVAVGVTGNPGALDPGEFEILPGVKQALRVTRPYKLPGRDFKRENTVFRVGKASMGGSQFVVIAGPCAVETEEQTVRIARFVARAGAHWLRGGAYKPRTSPYSFQGLGEEGLKILAAAREETGLPVVTEVLDQRSLEKVVEYADVLQIGTRNMQNFALLREVGEAKKPVMLKRGFSATIDEWLQAAEYLLSGGTSDVFLCERGIRTFSSHTRNTLDLSAVPVVKQLSHLPVIVDPSHGVGARDKVIPMSRAAAAVGAHGIMLDVHDRPEEALCDGPQALLPDQFTLLMRDLRAMSKALGFEL; via the coding sequence ATGCTCATAGTCATGGATTCCATGCATACGGACGAACAACTGGAAACCGTCGTGAAGAAAATCGAAGGCATGGGCTTCAAGGCCCACGTCATTCCCGGCGCGCAGAACGTGGCCGTGGGCGTCACGGGAAACCCGGGCGCGCTCGACCCGGGAGAGTTCGAAATTCTTCCCGGCGTCAAGCAGGCGCTGCGCGTCACGAGGCCCTACAAACTGCCGGGGAGGGATTTCAAGCGCGAGAACACCGTCTTCCGCGTCGGGAAGGCGTCCATGGGCGGCAGCCAGTTCGTCGTGATTGCGGGTCCCTGCGCCGTCGAGACCGAGGAGCAGACGGTCCGCATCGCGCGCTTCGTCGCGCGCGCCGGGGCGCACTGGCTGCGCGGCGGCGCCTACAAGCCGCGCACCTCGCCCTACTCGTTTCAGGGGCTCGGCGAGGAGGGGCTGAAAATCCTCGCGGCGGCGCGCGAGGAAACCGGCCTCCCCGTCGTGACCGAAGTGCTCGACCAGCGGAGTCTCGAAAAGGTGGTAGAGTACGCCGACGTGCTTCAGATAGGCACGCGCAACATGCAGAATTTCGCCCTCCTGCGGGAGGTGGGCGAAGCCAAGAAGCCCGTCATGCTCAAGCGCGGCTTTTCGGCCACGATCGACGAGTGGCTCCAGGCGGCGGAATACCTGCTGAGCGGGGGAACGAGCGACGTCTTCCTATGCGAGCGCGGCATCCGCACGTTCTCGAGCCACACGCGCAACACGCTCGACCTGAGCGCCGTGCCCGTGGTCAAGCAGCTCAGCCACCTGCCCGTCATCGTGGACCCGAGCCACGGCGTGGGCGCCCGCGACAAGGTGATCCCCATGTCGCGCGCCGCCGCGGCCGTCGGGGCGCACGGCATCATGCTGGACGTGCACGACCGCCCCGAGGAGGCTCTCTGCGACGGCCCGCAGGCGCTTCTTCCGGACCAGTTCACGCTTCTTATGCGCGACCTGCGCGCCATGAGCAAGGCGCTCGGATTCGAGCTGTGA